The proteins below come from a single Acidovorax sp. NCPPB 4044 genomic window:
- a CDS encoding LLM class flavin-dependent oxidoreductase, whose translation MLDLVAVREGGSVADALKVALRTAQHVESLGFQRYWLAEHHNMPGIASSATAVLVGHIAGGTRSIRVGSGGIMLPNHAPLVVAEAFGTLAELYPGRIDLGLGRAPGTDGPTMRALRRDRVETEEDFPRDVAELQRLLGPAQPGQRIVAVPGADTQVPIWLLGSSLFSAQLAAERGLPYAFASHFAPRLLHPALDLYRRLFRPSAVLDRPYVAVGVPVIAAPTDAEAEYLASSTYQRVLGILTGRRGLLQPPVEGYAATLSPQERAAIGDFLAAGVVGGPETVRSGLQELAEATRADEFMLVSDVYDPALRLRSLEIVAQAGATA comes from the coding sequence ATGCTCGATCTCGTGGCGGTGCGCGAGGGCGGCAGCGTGGCGGATGCGCTGAAGGTGGCGCTGCGCACTGCGCAGCACGTGGAGTCGCTCGGGTTCCAGCGCTACTGGCTGGCCGAGCACCACAACATGCCGGGCATCGCCAGCTCCGCCACGGCCGTGCTGGTGGGGCATATCGCGGGCGGCACGCGGTCGATCCGCGTGGGCTCGGGCGGCATCATGCTGCCCAACCATGCGCCGCTGGTGGTGGCCGAGGCGTTCGGCACGCTGGCCGAGCTGTACCCGGGCCGCATCGATCTGGGCCTGGGCCGCGCGCCCGGCACCGATGGACCGACCATGCGCGCGCTGCGCCGCGACCGCGTGGAAACGGAAGAGGATTTCCCGCGCGACGTGGCCGAGCTGCAGCGGCTGCTCGGGCCCGCGCAACCGGGCCAGCGCATCGTGGCCGTGCCCGGCGCGGACACGCAGGTGCCCATCTGGCTGCTGGGCTCCAGCCTGTTCTCGGCGCAGCTGGCGGCAGAGCGCGGGCTGCCCTACGCCTTCGCCTCGCATTTCGCGCCGCGCCTGCTGCACCCGGCGCTCGATCTGTACCGCCGGCTGTTCCGGCCTTCGGCGGTGCTCGACCGGCCCTACGTGGCGGTGGGCGTGCCCGTGATCGCCGCGCCGACGGATGCCGAGGCCGAATACCTCGCGAGTAGCACCTACCAGCGGGTGCTGGGCATCCTGACCGGGCGGCGCGGCCTGCTGCAGCCCCCGGTGGAAGGCTACGCGGCGACGCTGTCGCCGCAGGAGCGCGCGGCCATCGGCGATTTCCTGGCCGCGGGCGTGGTGGGCGGGCCGGAGACGGTGCGCAGCGGCCTGCAGGAACTGGCCGAGGCGACGCGCGCGGACGAATTCATGCTGGTGAGCGACGTGTACGACCCCGCGCTGCGGCTGCGCTCGCTGGAGATCGTCGCGCAGGCAGGCGCCACCGCCTGA
- a CDS encoding CZB domain-containing protein has translation MGFFSRLFPARADGRPVPEDWTSLPDSNASELVLMGDEARKLVAEIDIDDAIASHERWLPWLERVMLHGAREEHMRPEAIRDPLNSELGQWLDGPGRVALGHYPAFEMMARRHRYFHQQAAELVLSAEAGECAQAQQAFKGCRHASRQVVMLLQELKRGLGRARQ, from the coding sequence ATGGGATTCTTCAGCCGACTGTTCCCCGCCCGGGCCGACGGCCGTCCCGTACCGGAAGACTGGACCTCTCTGCCCGACAGCAATGCGAGCGAGCTGGTCCTGATGGGCGACGAGGCGCGCAAGCTCGTGGCCGAGATCGACATCGACGATGCCATCGCCAGCCATGAACGCTGGCTGCCCTGGCTGGAGCGGGTCATGCTGCATGGCGCGCGCGAAGAACACATGCGGCCCGAAGCCATCCGCGACCCGTTGAACTCCGAACTCGGCCAATGGCTCGATGGCCCCGGGCGCGTGGCGCTCGGCCATTACCCCGCCTTCGAGATGATGGCCCGTCGACACCGCTACTTCCACCAGCAGGCCGCGGAACTGGTTTTGTCTGCCGAAGCAGGGGAGTGCGCCCAGGCGCAGCAGGCCTTCAAGGGCTGCCGCCATGCATCGCGGCAGGTGGTGATGCTGCTGCAGGAACTCAAGCGCGGGCTCGGGCGCGCGCGGCAATAG
- the gspF gene encoding type II secretion system inner membrane protein GspF, giving the protein MPAFSFEALDAQGQTRKGTLEADNAKAARSLLRAQALVPLAVEALGAGTGVAVDGNVSLGQRLFTRPVFGATRLAIWTRQLAGLVSSGLPLERALTALAEESDNDRQRHLLATLRAEVNAGSTFARALAAHPREFSSIYCAVIGAGESSGHLGLVLERLADDLEERQALKAKLVGAALYPAIVTAVAIVIVLFLVGYVVPQVAAVFAGGKRALPFLTVAMMAISDAVRHYGWAGLGVLVVAALGLRSALAQPRLRERFDAAWLGLPVVGRLSRGYNAARFTGTLSMLAGAGVPILKALQAAAETLNNTAMRADALDALVLVREGAPLASALAQKKRFPGLVSMFARLGEQTGQLPLMLQRAAAQLSAEVQRRAMQLATVLEPLLILAMGVIVMLIVLAVLMPIIQLNQFVK; this is encoded by the coding sequence ATGCCCGCCTTTTCCTTCGAAGCCCTCGACGCGCAGGGGCAGACCCGCAAAGGCACCCTCGAAGCCGACAACGCCAAGGCCGCGCGCAGCCTGCTGCGGGCCCAGGCGCTGGTGCCGCTGGCCGTGGAGGCGCTGGGCGCCGGCACGGGCGTGGCGGTCGATGGCAACGTGTCGCTGGGGCAGCGGCTGTTCACGCGGCCGGTGTTCGGCGCCACGCGCCTCGCCATCTGGACGCGCCAGCTCGCGGGGCTGGTGTCCTCGGGGCTGCCGCTGGAGCGTGCGCTCACCGCGCTGGCCGAAGAATCGGACAACGACCGCCAGCGCCACCTCCTGGCCACGCTGCGCGCCGAGGTGAATGCGGGCTCGACCTTCGCACGGGCGCTGGCCGCCCATCCGCGCGAGTTCTCTTCCATCTACTGCGCGGTGATCGGCGCGGGCGAGTCGAGCGGGCACCTGGGCCTGGTGCTGGAGCGGCTGGCCGACGACCTGGAAGAGCGCCAGGCGTTGAAAGCCAAGCTCGTGGGGGCGGCGCTGTACCCGGCGATCGTCACGGCCGTGGCCATCGTGATCGTGCTCTTCCTCGTGGGCTACGTGGTGCCGCAGGTGGCCGCCGTGTTCGCGGGCGGCAAGCGCGCGCTGCCGTTCCTCACGGTGGCGATGATGGCCATCTCGGATGCCGTGCGCCACTACGGCTGGGCCGGGCTGGGCGTGCTGGTGGTGGCGGCCCTCGGGCTGCGCTCGGCGCTGGCGCAGCCCCGCCTGCGCGAACGGTTCGACGCGGCCTGGCTGGGCCTGCCCGTGGTCGGCCGGCTCTCGCGCGGCTACAACGCGGCGCGCTTCACCGGCACGCTCTCGATGCTCGCGGGCGCGGGCGTGCCCATCCTGAAGGCCCTGCAGGCCGCCGCCGAAACGCTGAACAACACAGCCATGCGCGCCGATGCGCTGGACGCGCTGGTGCTGGTGCGCGAAGGCGCGCCGCTCGCCTCCGCGCTGGCGCAGAAGAAGCGCTTCCCCGGGCTGGTGTCGATGTTCGCGCGGCTGGGCGAGCAGACGGGCCAGTTGCCCCTGATGCTGCAGCGCGCCGCGGCGCAGCTCTCGGCCGAAGTGCAGCGCCGCGCGATGCAGTTGGCCACCGTGCTGGAGCCGCTGCTCATCCTGGCGATGGGCGTGATCGTGATGCTCATCGTGCTGGCCGTGCTGATGCCCATCATCCAGCTCAACCAGTTCGTGAAATAG
- a CDS encoding DUF4174 domain-containing protein has product MKPAFLGPAAIAVCLAMPGGVALADSNPLAAERWNTRPVIVVVPRDSDPLLTRVRSALEEPATREGFRERDMALFTVVAGQGRRNDRQLAPASTAALLKALGLDARGPATFVLVGKDGGVKMREGADVDLQAVFAEIDRMPMRQQQQQR; this is encoded by the coding sequence ATGAAGCCCGCATTCCTCGGACCCGCTGCCATCGCCGTCTGCCTCGCAATGCCCGGCGGCGTTGCGCTCGCCGACAGCAACCCGCTGGCCGCCGAGCGCTGGAACACCCGGCCCGTCATCGTCGTCGTGCCCAGGGACAGCGATCCTTTGCTCACCCGGGTGCGGTCGGCGCTGGAAGAGCCCGCCACGCGCGAAGGGTTTCGCGAGCGCGACATGGCACTCTTCACCGTCGTCGCGGGCCAGGGCCGGCGCAACGACCGGCAGCTGGCACCCGCAAGTACCGCAGCTTTGCTGAAGGCGCTCGGACTCGATGCGCGGGGGCCGGCGACCTTCGTCCTCGTGGGGAAAGACGGCGGCGTCAAGATGCGCGAAGGCGCCGATGTCGATCTGCAGGCGGTGTTTGCAGAGATCGACCGCATGCCGATGCGCCAGCAACAGCAGCAACGTTGA